A region of Paraburkholderia sp. BL23I1N1 DNA encodes the following proteins:
- a CDS encoding DUF1275 family protein yields the protein MKGLPEFWLIPGISCVATLQSMFFMQSGTVAYTSVMTTGNLRRSVQLFFESTILKRDSAGLHEAAVLGAISLSFALGAVVGGLTTHRLHDAALGVPALFLFTALLDICRRVLSGRLSGITADDRGATSRKRAN from the coding sequence CTGAAAGGGCTGCCCGAATTCTGGTTGATACCCGGCATCTCGTGCGTCGCGACGCTGCAATCGATGTTCTTCATGCAATCCGGAACTGTCGCCTATACGTCGGTGATGACCACCGGCAATTTGCGGCGGAGCGTCCAGCTATTTTTCGAATCGACGATACTGAAACGCGATTCCGCCGGGTTACACGAGGCGGCCGTACTCGGTGCAATCAGCCTCAGTTTCGCGCTCGGTGCAGTGGTGGGCGGCTTGACGACACACCGCCTGCACGACGCCGCACTAGGCGTGCCGGCCCTCTTTCTTTTCACAGCGCTGCTCGACATTTGCCGACGGGTCTTATCAGGCCGCTTGTCGGGCATCACAGCAGACGACCGCGGCGCCACATCCAGGAAACGTGCCAACTAA
- a CDS encoding NUDIX domain-containing protein, producing MPSLERVRLAMLIDSVWRMALRLGFRLARAWWHLRRPRHEGALVAIYVGRALLLVKSSYRAEWNFPGGSVHPGETPDAAAQREMEEEIGLSSHTLLPVGSACGIWDGRRDRVHFFELHLDCIPELRLDNREIVAAHLASPEELHGIALTGAVAAYLRKDLCC from the coding sequence ATGCCGAGCCTTGAGCGAGTGCGACTGGCTATGCTGATCGACTCAGTCTGGCGCATGGCGCTTCGCCTCGGATTCCGGCTCGCTCGCGCCTGGTGGCACCTTCGACGGCCTCGCCATGAGGGCGCACTCGTAGCAATCTACGTCGGGCGGGCGCTGTTGCTTGTGAAGTCGTCGTATCGGGCAGAGTGGAATTTTCCTGGCGGTAGTGTCCATCCCGGTGAGACGCCTGACGCAGCGGCGCAGCGCGAGATGGAAGAGGAGATTGGTCTGTCGTCGCACACATTACTCCCCGTGGGCAGCGCCTGCGGCATTTGGGACGGGCGAAGAGACCGGGTGCATTTCTTTGAACTGCACCTCGATTGCATACCGGAGTTGCGGCTTGATAATCGAGAGATTGTTGCCGCGCATCTGGCATCGCCGGAGGAATTGCACGGCATCGCGCTGACAGGGGCGGTCGCTGCGTATCTCCGCAAAGATCTCTGCTGTTAG